A section of the Passer domesticus isolate bPasDom1 chromosome 17, bPasDom1.hap1, whole genome shotgun sequence genome encodes:
- the CFAP251 gene encoding cilia- and flagella-associated protein 251 isoform X2: protein MSQDRQTQEMDVQPEEDPLAAAREKKEAPEDDHPETPSCPRSSPLGYREKHTGHKGSASMVWAAMPGMLFRKSRDSSFHPLDLSWVFGYNSSLAVHSLMDGEDRVLLYVSSHTVVIHDILQSRQFHLQGHTNVISCLCVSADKRWVATADQGPDAMIIVWDSYSGVPVRTIFESHAEDGVCAIAISQDAKYLVTISAATVQKVCVWRWTLLTEEPVCSTELKPEFGYQDYVIFNPQNPHEFVSNSKTQVIFYLWDDSGLQYGTPFLSNQTFKCLVGQFSQSVFHFNNTQALTGTSAGKLVLWDMDDPRTVPEELPAKPHGVTPAKVVAMQKESLTVLQVLESCIATGDVKGQVKFYDGQLRLLSTYSHDKVGPIQSISFSTILRDAPSALPGSSQPFLTRNFILSTSDATMFHVATDSTNFERIMTEAKKAVNAIACHPQEPLVAVGSHCGLLKVWEYKQTQYLVSRIFTEAGIQCLSYDPEGHFLAAGFTDGSVYILDAISLQSICEEFQFSQCPVTHISFSHDSKYLATADENYSVTVYKRVPQKGSRCWEHLAGLDSHYKPIRSILFGVHSDSNEPRLLSLGEDRQLVEYDLSSSIKDHLVVTHRDRLEQAAVPLCLTWYPQLGTESFFLTANNCYKMKLYNTTTKMCRKTLLGPTYGSPLEKIQILPRTSSADPRQHYLVYITKDKVGLQMLPVDGNPHKSSAFICHPDGAADFAVSHDGRYVFTAGGKERTFMKWKVNLHALDAAAFLGGENLIPFYNLLDGGREGKFFRELEDYFYYVQLCSQGIKTLETRQVSTHIPLEEIPSVMRAIGFYPSEEEIEEMINEVKFSEYADTEEEVTEINLDDFIKLYINHRPALGLSMKTIQRAFQVLGYDNKKGDKVIDRGDFLSLLQCRGEQMTEDELAACLTTLLGRRPRKEGSEPDTYDSTGAAALTEEEIPAEITAEIFVADILGFPIAEPEKKEQKETEESLIYKGSES from the exons ATGTCCCAGGACAGACAGACTCAGGAGATGGATGTGCAGCCTGAGGAG GATCCccttgctgctgccagggagaagaaagaagcacCAGAGGATGACCATCCTGAGACACCATCGTGTCCCCGGTCATCTCCTTTAG GCTACAGGGAGAAGCACACAGGGCACAAAGGCTCTGCCAGCATGGTGTGGGCAGCCATGCCGGGGATGCTGTTCCGgaagagcagggacagcagctttCACCCCCTT GACCTGTCCTGGGTGTTTGGCTACaacagcagcctggctgtgcacagcctgaTGGACGGGGAGGACCGGGTGCTCCTGTACGTCTCCTCCCACACAGTGGTCATCCACGacatcctgcagagcaggcagtTCCACCTGCAG GGTCACACAAATGTCATCTCCTGCCTGTGTGTGAGTGCAGACAAACGCTGGGTTGCCACTGCTGACCAAGGGCCAGATGCTATGATCATCGTGTGGGACTCCTACTCTGG GGTACCCGTGCGCACCATCTTCGAGAGCCATGCCGAGGACGGGGTCTGTGCCATTGCCATTTCCCAGGATGCCAAGTATCTGGTGACCATTAGTGCTGCTACTGTGCAG AAAGTTTGTGTTTGGAGATGGACTTTGCTCACAGAGGAACCCGtgtgcagcacagagctgaagCCTGAGTTTGGGTATCAG GATTATGTCATTTTTAACCCTCAGAATCCCCATGAGTTTGTCAGCAACAGCAAAACCCAGGTGATATTTTACCTGTGG GATGATTCTGGTTTGCAGTATGGGACACCATTCCTGAGCAACCAG ACCTTCAAGTGCCTGGTGGGACAGTTCAGCCAGTCAGTTTTCCATTTTAACAACACCCAAGCTCTGACGGGCACGTCGGCCGGGAAGCTGGTGCTGTGGGACATGGACGATCCCCGCACTGTCCCCGAGGAGCTGCCGGCCAAACCCCACGGAGTGACACCTGCCAAGGTGGTGGCAATGCAGAAGGAGAGTCTCACCGTGCTCCAGGTGTTGGAGAG ctgtATAGCCACAGGTGATGTGAAAGGGCAGGTTAAATTCTACGATGGGCAGCTGCGGCTCCTCAGCACCTACAGCCACGACAAAGTGGGTCCCATCCAGTCCATCTCCTTCTCCACAATCCTTCGGgatgctcccagtgccctcccgggcagcagccagccttTTCTCACCAG GAACTTTATCCTTTCAACCTCTGATGCAACCATGTTCCATGTTGCAACAGACAGCACAAACTTTGAAAGAATCATGACAGAGGCGAAGAAAGCTGTGAATGCCATTGCCTGCCACCCTCAGGAGCCACTGGTGGCTGTGGGGAGTCACTGTGGGCTGCTGAAGGTGTGGGAATACAAGCAGACCCAGTACCTCGTTAGCAGGATATTCACCGAGGCTGGCATCCAGTGCTTATCCTATGATCCTGAAG GTCATTTTCTGGCTGCTGGATTTACTGATGGAAGCGTTTACATCCTTGATGCAATTTCCCTTCAGTCCATATGCGAGGAATTCCAGTTCTCGCAATGTCCCGTGACTCACATCAGCTTCTCTCACGATTCCAAGTACCTCGCAACCGCT GATGAGAATTATTCAGTGACTGTTTACAAGAGAGTCCCGCAGAAGGGGAGCAGATGCTGGGAacacctggcagggctggacTCCCACTACAAACCCATCCGGAGCATCCTCTTTGGGGTCCACTCTGACAGCAACGAGCCCAGGCTCCTGAGCCTCGGGGAGGACCGGCAGCTG GTTGAGTATGATCTGAGCAGCAGCATCAAGGACCACTTGGTGgtcacacacagggacaggctggagcaggctgcagtGCCCCTGTGCTTGACCTGGTACCCACAGCTCGGCACCGAGTCCTTTTTCCTCACTGCCAACAACTGCTACAAAATGAAGCTCTACAACACAACCACCAAAATGTGCAG AAAGACCCTTTTGGGACCAACCTATGGCTCCCCCTTGGAGAAGATACAAATCCTCCCTCGGACAAGCTCTGCAGACCCCCGGCAACACTACTTGGTGTACATTACAAAGGACAAG GTGGGCTTGCAGATGCTGCCTGTTGATGGCAACCCCCACAAGTCCTCAGCCTTCATCTGCCACCCGGACGGTGCCGCTGACTTTGCCGTCTCCCACGACGGGCGTTACGTCTTCACAGCCGGGGGCAAGGAGCGCACTTTCATGAAATGGAAAGTCAACCTGCA TGCCTtggatgctgctgctttcctgggTGGGGAGAACTTGATCCCATTCTACAACCTCCTGGATGGCGGCAGAGAAGGCAAATTCTTCAGG GAACTGGAGGACTATTTTTACTACGTACAGCTGTGCAGCCAAGGTATCAAAACACTGGAGACCAGACAGGTGTCAACACATATTCCCTTGGAGGAAATTCCTTCTGTAATGAGAGCAATAGGATTTTATCCATCAGAGGAAGAG ATTGAAGAAATGATAAATGAAGTCAAATTCAGCGAGTATGCAGATACTGAAGAAGAAGTGACAGAAATCAATTTAGATGATTTTATCAAACTTTATATAAATCATCGACCTGCACTTGGCTTGTCAATGAAAACCATACAAAGAGCATTTCAGGTTCTTGGTTATGATAACAAGAAGGGAGACAAAGTTATTGACAGAGGAGACTTCCTGTCACTGCTTCAGTGCAGAG GGGAGCAGATGACAGAGGATGAGCTGGCTGCATGTCTGACcaccctgctgggcaggagACCCAGGAAAGAAGGATCTGAACCGGACACCTACGATTCCACAG GTGCAGCAGCTTTGACTGAAGAAGAAATTCCAGCAGAAATCACAGCAGAGATATTTGTTGCAGACATTCTTGGCTTCCCTATTGCtgaaccagaaaaaaaagaacagaaggaaaCAGAAGAATCTTTGATCTACAAAGGCTCAGAATCATAG
- the CFAP251 gene encoding cilia- and flagella-associated protein 251 isoform X1, producing the protein MSQDRQTQEMDVQPEEDPLAAAREKKEAPEDDHPETPSCPRSSPLGYREKHTGHKGSASMVWAAMPGMLFRKSRDSSFHPLDLSWVFGYNSSLAVHSLMDGEDRVLLYVSSHTVVIHDILQSRQFHLQGHTNVISCLCVSADKRWVATADQGPDAMIIVWDSYSGVPVRTIFESHAEDGVCAIAISQDAKYLVTISAATVQKVCVWRWTLLTEEPVCSTELKPEFGYQFSAAGEVALDKSSGFGWENKQKALLSLLLMQFFEFQDYVIFNPQNPHEFVSNSKTQVIFYLWDDSGLQYGTPFLSNQTFKCLVGQFSQSVFHFNNTQALTGTSAGKLVLWDMDDPRTVPEELPAKPHGVTPAKVVAMQKESLTVLQVLESCIATGDVKGQVKFYDGQLRLLSTYSHDKVGPIQSISFSTILRDAPSALPGSSQPFLTRNFILSTSDATMFHVATDSTNFERIMTEAKKAVNAIACHPQEPLVAVGSHCGLLKVWEYKQTQYLVSRIFTEAGIQCLSYDPEGHFLAAGFTDGSVYILDAISLQSICEEFQFSQCPVTHISFSHDSKYLATADENYSVTVYKRVPQKGSRCWEHLAGLDSHYKPIRSILFGVHSDSNEPRLLSLGEDRQLVEYDLSSSIKDHLVVTHRDRLEQAAVPLCLTWYPQLGTESFFLTANNCYKMKLYNTTTKMCRKTLLGPTYGSPLEKIQILPRTSSADPRQHYLVYITKDKVGLQMLPVDGNPHKSSAFICHPDGAADFAVSHDGRYVFTAGGKERTFMKWKVNLHALDAAAFLGGENLIPFYNLLDGGREGKFFRELEDYFYYVQLCSQGIKTLETRQVSTHIPLEEIPSVMRAIGFYPSEEEIEEMINEVKFSEYADTEEEVTEINLDDFIKLYINHRPALGLSMKTIQRAFQVLGYDNKKGDKVIDRGDFLSLLQCRGEQMTEDELAACLTTLLGRRPRKEGSEPDTYDSTGAAALTEEEIPAEITAEIFVADILGFPIAEPEKKEQKETEESLIYKGSES; encoded by the exons ATGTCCCAGGACAGACAGACTCAGGAGATGGATGTGCAGCCTGAGGAG GATCCccttgctgctgccagggagaagaaagaagcacCAGAGGATGACCATCCTGAGACACCATCGTGTCCCCGGTCATCTCCTTTAG GCTACAGGGAGAAGCACACAGGGCACAAAGGCTCTGCCAGCATGGTGTGGGCAGCCATGCCGGGGATGCTGTTCCGgaagagcagggacagcagctttCACCCCCTT GACCTGTCCTGGGTGTTTGGCTACaacagcagcctggctgtgcacagcctgaTGGACGGGGAGGACCGGGTGCTCCTGTACGTCTCCTCCCACACAGTGGTCATCCACGacatcctgcagagcaggcagtTCCACCTGCAG GGTCACACAAATGTCATCTCCTGCCTGTGTGTGAGTGCAGACAAACGCTGGGTTGCCACTGCTGACCAAGGGCCAGATGCTATGATCATCGTGTGGGACTCCTACTCTGG GGTACCCGTGCGCACCATCTTCGAGAGCCATGCCGAGGACGGGGTCTGTGCCATTGCCATTTCCCAGGATGCCAAGTATCTGGTGACCATTAGTGCTGCTACTGTGCAG AAAGTTTGTGTTTGGAGATGGACTTTGCTCACAGAGGAACCCGtgtgcagcacagagctgaagCCTGAGTTTGGGTATCAG TTCAGTGCAGCTGGTGAGGTGGCTTTGGATAAAAGCAGTGGTTTTGGATGGGAGAATAAGCAGAAAGCATTGCTGAGCTTGCTGCTAATGCAATTCTTTGAATTTCAGGATTATGTCATTTTTAACCCTCAGAATCCCCATGAGTTTGTCAGCAACAGCAAAACCCAGGTGATATTTTACCTGTGG GATGATTCTGGTTTGCAGTATGGGACACCATTCCTGAGCAACCAG ACCTTCAAGTGCCTGGTGGGACAGTTCAGCCAGTCAGTTTTCCATTTTAACAACACCCAAGCTCTGACGGGCACGTCGGCCGGGAAGCTGGTGCTGTGGGACATGGACGATCCCCGCACTGTCCCCGAGGAGCTGCCGGCCAAACCCCACGGAGTGACACCTGCCAAGGTGGTGGCAATGCAGAAGGAGAGTCTCACCGTGCTCCAGGTGTTGGAGAG ctgtATAGCCACAGGTGATGTGAAAGGGCAGGTTAAATTCTACGATGGGCAGCTGCGGCTCCTCAGCACCTACAGCCACGACAAAGTGGGTCCCATCCAGTCCATCTCCTTCTCCACAATCCTTCGGgatgctcccagtgccctcccgggcagcagccagccttTTCTCACCAG GAACTTTATCCTTTCAACCTCTGATGCAACCATGTTCCATGTTGCAACAGACAGCACAAACTTTGAAAGAATCATGACAGAGGCGAAGAAAGCTGTGAATGCCATTGCCTGCCACCCTCAGGAGCCACTGGTGGCTGTGGGGAGTCACTGTGGGCTGCTGAAGGTGTGGGAATACAAGCAGACCCAGTACCTCGTTAGCAGGATATTCACCGAGGCTGGCATCCAGTGCTTATCCTATGATCCTGAAG GTCATTTTCTGGCTGCTGGATTTACTGATGGAAGCGTTTACATCCTTGATGCAATTTCCCTTCAGTCCATATGCGAGGAATTCCAGTTCTCGCAATGTCCCGTGACTCACATCAGCTTCTCTCACGATTCCAAGTACCTCGCAACCGCT GATGAGAATTATTCAGTGACTGTTTACAAGAGAGTCCCGCAGAAGGGGAGCAGATGCTGGGAacacctggcagggctggacTCCCACTACAAACCCATCCGGAGCATCCTCTTTGGGGTCCACTCTGACAGCAACGAGCCCAGGCTCCTGAGCCTCGGGGAGGACCGGCAGCTG GTTGAGTATGATCTGAGCAGCAGCATCAAGGACCACTTGGTGgtcacacacagggacaggctggagcaggctgcagtGCCCCTGTGCTTGACCTGGTACCCACAGCTCGGCACCGAGTCCTTTTTCCTCACTGCCAACAACTGCTACAAAATGAAGCTCTACAACACAACCACCAAAATGTGCAG AAAGACCCTTTTGGGACCAACCTATGGCTCCCCCTTGGAGAAGATACAAATCCTCCCTCGGACAAGCTCTGCAGACCCCCGGCAACACTACTTGGTGTACATTACAAAGGACAAG GTGGGCTTGCAGATGCTGCCTGTTGATGGCAACCCCCACAAGTCCTCAGCCTTCATCTGCCACCCGGACGGTGCCGCTGACTTTGCCGTCTCCCACGACGGGCGTTACGTCTTCACAGCCGGGGGCAAGGAGCGCACTTTCATGAAATGGAAAGTCAACCTGCA TGCCTtggatgctgctgctttcctgggTGGGGAGAACTTGATCCCATTCTACAACCTCCTGGATGGCGGCAGAGAAGGCAAATTCTTCAGG GAACTGGAGGACTATTTTTACTACGTACAGCTGTGCAGCCAAGGTATCAAAACACTGGAGACCAGACAGGTGTCAACACATATTCCCTTGGAGGAAATTCCTTCTGTAATGAGAGCAATAGGATTTTATCCATCAGAGGAAGAG ATTGAAGAAATGATAAATGAAGTCAAATTCAGCGAGTATGCAGATACTGAAGAAGAAGTGACAGAAATCAATTTAGATGATTTTATCAAACTTTATATAAATCATCGACCTGCACTTGGCTTGTCAATGAAAACCATACAAAGAGCATTTCAGGTTCTTGGTTATGATAACAAGAAGGGAGACAAAGTTATTGACAGAGGAGACTTCCTGTCACTGCTTCAGTGCAGAG GGGAGCAGATGACAGAGGATGAGCTGGCTGCATGTCTGACcaccctgctgggcaggagACCCAGGAAAGAAGGATCTGAACCGGACACCTACGATTCCACAG GTGCAGCAGCTTTGACTGAAGAAGAAATTCCAGCAGAAATCACAGCAGAGATATTTGTTGCAGACATTCTTGGCTTCCCTATTGCtgaaccagaaaaaaaagaacagaaggaaaCAGAAGAATCTTTGATCTACAAAGGCTCAGAATCATAG